The following are encoded in a window of Rosa chinensis cultivar Old Blush chromosome 4, RchiOBHm-V2, whole genome shotgun sequence genomic DNA:
- the LOC112200744 gene encoding uncharacterized protein LOC112200744, with the protein MELTELSLAPTISAESKNMNTSRKKRKLFEDDYLLMKINETSVVRTSHVDLELENPLPLDWEQCLDLKSGKVYYLNRKTSEKSWKRPLKEDQEEAHLDLELHISSTFSADDSCSEQRRCRRSSKKVTAEEAVIGSSNNNMMLALACLNCHLLVILSKSSPCCPNCKYVHSFPLPSANQNLNSSPSTWSIELALSNSD; encoded by the exons ATGGAACTTACAGAGCTCTCTTTAGCTCCAACGATATCTGCAGAAAGCAAGAACATGAATACTAgcaggaagaagaggaagcttTTTGAAGATGATTACCTCCTGATGAAGATTAATGAAACATCAGTAGTTCGTACAAGTCATGTTGATCTCGAGCTTGAAAACCCTTTGCCATTGGATTGGGAGCAGTGCCTTGATCTTAAG TCGGGAAAAGTGTACTATTTGAACAGAAAGACATCGGAAAAGAGTTGGAAGCGGCCATTAAAGGAGGATCAGGAGGAAGCACATCTGGACCTTGAGCTCCACATCTCGAGCACCTTCTCGGCCGATGATTCGTGTTCGGAGCAGCGACGTTGCCGAAGAAGCTCAAAGAAAGTAACTGCCGAAGAGGCGGTGATCGGCAGTAGCAATAATAATATGATGCTGGCTTTGGCTTGTTTGAATTGCCATCTGCTTGTGATACTCTCCAAGTCTTCTCCTTGTTGCCCCAACTGCAAATATGTCCACTCATTTCCACTTCCAAGTGCCAACCAAAATCTCAACTCAAGTCCTTCAACTTGGTCGATCGAGCTAGCATTATCTAACTCAGATTAG